A window of the Cannabis sativa cultivar Pink pepper isolate KNU-18-1 chromosome X, ASM2916894v1, whole genome shotgun sequence genome harbors these coding sequences:
- the LOC115705920 gene encoding uncharacterized protein LOC115705920, which yields MEERTSNSPLPDAFVDFLDANGLDPSIYSASDLTPRYIRLKPGCESQLEEIEAEMGCKVEKVFWLPGFYSLPPNVQIANSKAYREGKIYGIDAASGAAVSALNISAGDHVLDLCAAPGAKLCMILDLLGDLGTVTGVDVARHRLAACRTMVQKYELGDHCRLLVADGTTFSLFPTRNYSDSKSCESVLIGDVERFKEWRSRRTWKERKKAARDRENAHMNPGIQEPELLFYGKHAGVVGLSEDELYKTVSNSELLSCGYDKVLVDAECTHDGSIKHIQKFEHWGWKTLQRRVLDAERTDSLTVLQLKLLSNGFRLLKVGGLLVYSTCSLTIAQNEEVVAQFLKENGSAELQEISGAESWPCRSGGILKTLRFDPLTSQTSGLFVAMIRKIVT from the exons ATGGAAGAACGAACATCGAACTCACCCTTACCAGATGCATTCGTTGATTTTCTTGACGCAAATGGACTCGACCCTTCAATCTATTCTGCCTCTGATTTAACTCCTCGTTACATAAG GTTGAAACCAGGTTGTGAATCTCAACTTGAGGAGATTGAAGCTGAGATGGGCTGTAAGGTTGAGAAAGTGTTTTGGTTGCCTGGTTTCTATTCTCTTCCTCCAAATGTTCAAATCGCTAACTCAAAGGCATACCGTGAAGGAAAG ATATATGGGATTGATGCAGCTTCTGGGGCTGCTGTTTCAGCTTTAAATATTTCAGCTGGAGATCATGTTCTTGATCTATGTGCTGCTCCTG GTGCTAAGCTTTGCATGATATTAGACCTTCTTGGTGACTTGGGTACTGTAACTGGTGTTGATGTCGCAAGGCACCGTCTAGCGGCTTGTAGGACAATGGTTCAGAAATATGAATTGGGTGACCATTGCCGACTTCTTGTTGCTGATGGAACAACTTTTTCTCTATTTCCTACCAGGAATTATTCAGATTCTAAATCAT GTGAATCTGTGTTAATAGGAGATGTCGAAAGGTTTAAAGAGTGGAGGTCTAGGAGAACATGGAAGGAGAGGAAAAAAGCAGCTAGAGACAGAGAGAATGCTCATATGAATCCTGGAATTCAGGAGCCCGAGTTACTCTTTTATGGAAAACATGCTGGTGTGGTTGGTTTAAGTGAAGATGAATTGTATAAAACTGTTTCTAACAGTGAGTTGTTGAGCTGCGGCTATGACAAG GTGCTAGTAGATGCAGAGTGTACTCATGACGGATCAATTAAACATATTCAAAAATTTGAACATTGGGGTTGGAAAACTCTTCAACGTCGAGTGTTGGATGCAGAAAGAACCGATAGTTTGACTGTGCTTCAG TTAAAACTCTTGAGCAATGGTTTTAGGTTGCTAAAAGTTGGCGGGCTGCTTGTCTACAGTACTTGCAG CTTGACAATTGCTCAGAACGAAGAAGTGGTTGCACAATTTCTGAAGGAGAATGGTTCTGCCG AGTTGCAGGAGATCAGTGGAGCCGAAAGTTGGCCTTGTAGAAGTGGAGGGATACTGAAAACTTTGCGCTTTGATCCCTTGACATCACAAACAAGTGGACTTTTTGTAGCTATGATCAGAAAAATAGTCACCTGA